A section of the Cololabis saira isolate AMF1-May2022 chromosome 6, fColSai1.1, whole genome shotgun sequence genome encodes:
- the LOC133446193 gene encoding cell surface A33 antigen-like: protein MRPRSQLGWLKLFLLVSAFPCCWSLEVSIPEREYKVEKGNDVTMTCSFVPAVSVFNNFLLTWDAYPDADGAPLKTVASYFLNSPVDIAPNYEGRAFLDVNIAAGTATLRLSKTTTTDNRHYQCSVKISGDDEGTTAATTSLLVLEPPSPPICSLQGAAEYFKNINITCKCEEGSPTPNYGWTSYSVANIPRRLPPKATQRDGVLSLFNISKETSGFYVCRAENTVGFATCNFTLAVVPASMKAGSTAAIVGGVLAGVLVLGIIIFCYCRHKNKKDKYAEGSPGEMEFYDKDGPEAGEDDRSTIPRQKEDSDIVPGGDYATGGAGQRSEDDRFDGKGSEVGSRHYRDDQHDGKGSEVGSRHYRDDQHGHHRGSRDHLDDQRDRHGSRDRLDDQRDRHGSRDRLDDQRDRYGSRDRLDDQRDRHGSRDRLDDQRDRYGSRDRLDDQRDRHGSRDRLDDQRDRHGSRDRLDDQRGRYGGSRDHLDNRRDHYGGSRDHIEYIDDYRD, encoded by the exons ATGAGGCCCAGAAGTCAGCTTGGATGGTTGAAGCTATTTCTTCTAGTATCAG cgtTCCCCTGCTGCTGGAGTTTGGAAGTTTCTATCCCGGAGAGAGAATATAAGGTGGAAAAGGGAAACGATGTCACGATGACGTGTTCCTTCGTCCCAGCCGTGTCTGTTTTTAACAACTTTCTCCTCACATGGGACGCTTACCCCGACGCTGATGGCGCCCCACTG AAAACAGTGGCCTCGTACTTTTTGAACAGCCCTGTCGACATTGCACCAAATTACGAGGGCAGAGCGTTCCTGGACGTCAACATCGCTGCGGGAACCGCCACGCTGCGCCTATCGAAGACGACCACCACCGACAACCGCCACTACCAGTGCAGCGTAAAAATATCAGGCGACGACGAGGGAACGACCGCCGCCACCACGTCCCTCTTGGTCCTGG AGCCCCCCTCCCCACCGATCTGCAGTCTCCAAGGTGCAGCAGAgtattttaaaaacatcaacatcacCTGCAAGTGTGAAGAGGGGTCCCCAACACCAAACTACGGGTGGACAAGCTACAGTGTCGCCAACATTCCCAGACGATTACCACCGAAGGCAACTCAGA GAGATGGAGTTTTGTCTCTCTTCAATATTTCAAAAGAAACATCTGGATTCTACGTCTGCCGGGCAGAAAATACAGTCGGTTTTGCCACCTGCAACTTCACCTTAGCCGTGGTGCCTG CGAGCATGAAGGCTGGTTCAACTGCAGCAATAGTCGGAGGAGTCCTTGCAGGTGTACTGGTTCTGGGGATTATCATCTTTTGCTACTGCCGGCACaagaacaaaaaagacaaatatgctGAAGG CTCCCCAGGTGAGATGGAGTTTTATGACAAAGATGGTCCTGAGGCCGGGGAGGATGACAGGTCAACCATTCCAAGACAGAAAGAAGACTCTGACATTGTTCCCGGAGGCGATTACGCCACAGGAGGAGCAGGGCAGAGGTCTGAGGACGACCGGTTCGATGGGAAGGGCAGTGAGGTTGGCTCGCGACATTACCGTGACGACCAGCATGATGGGAAGGGCAGTGAGGTTGGCTCGCGACATTACCGTGACGACCAGCATGGTCATCATCGGGGAAGTCGCGATCATCTTGACGATCAACGCGATCGCCATGGCAGTCGGGATCGCCTTGACGATCAACGCGATCGTCATGGCAGTAGGGATCGCCTTGACGATCAACGCGATCGCTATGGCAGTCGAGATCGCCTTGACGATCAACGCGATCGTCATGGGAGTCGGGATCGCCTTGACGATCAACGTGATCGCTATGGCAGTCGGGATCGCCTTGACGATCAACGCGATCGCCATGGTAGTCGGGATCGCCTTGACGATCAACGCGATCGCCATGGCAGTAGGGATCGCCTTGACGATCAACGCGGACGCTATGGTGGCAGTCGTGATCACCTTGACAACCGTCGAGACCATTATGGTGGCAGTCGTGATCACATTGAGTACATTGACGATTACAGAGATTGA